CCCGTCTAAAAACAACCATGATTTATGTTACTCATGACCAGGTGGAAGCCATGACCATGGGTGATCGCATTGTGGTCATGAAGGATGGTTACATCATGCAGGCTGATGAACCTCTGGAAATATATAAACGTCCACAAAACCATTTTGTGGGGAGTTTTATTGGTTCCCCATCAATGAATTTTTTCGACGTGGAGATTCAGGCTGGTCAATTGGTGAATGAGAAATTCTCTTTACCCATAGTTGATGCGCATCCCAATACGCTAAAAGCCTTTAATGGTCGCAAGGTCAGGTTGGGAATTCGTCCAGAGCACTTTCAATTAATGGATGCCCCTTCGAGTATACAGGCAAGCCTTGAAGTAAGCGAACTCATGGGCAACGAATCCTATCTATACTGCACTACCGGGGTGGATACATTTATTGCACGAGTTGCTGACAATGCACCTCGCAAAATCGGAACTGCGCTGAGTCTTTATGCCGAACCGGAGACCTATCAATTCTTTGACCTGGAGTCTGGTCAAAGGATAGATTAACCCTGTCCTGCTATAGTTCAGAAGTTCGTTTATTCTTTACAACGAATTGAACGAAGCGAACGAAACAGGCTTTTTATTTATTCGTCTTCTTCGTAAGATTCGTTGTTATCAAGAAGAACCTGCTCAATGAGTCTTATTCAGGCCCTCTGATCATACGATACATGGCATCCCAGGGTGGCAGCACGATGGGTTTAACCTCCAGCGCCATGGCAGTCTTATTATCAAGATACTTTTTGGGAAGAATCACTCCGTACAAATATTGATCAAACCAGGCATCATCCATGAGCCAGTAGCCCTCGTTTCCGCGTTCGGTTCCCCATGAATTTTCCACCCGCCACTGCCTCGCCTCTTTATCCACAAGATCAACACCCACAAAAACCATGGCATGCGTGGGGATGGATTCCCCATACAAAATTTGCTCGCTTTTGGTCAGGCTAAAATCCACGCCCAGCAAGGCTTCATAATCATAGATTCCTCGGACCATGAGTCCATCTGAACCCAGATGCTCCTGCCCAACATCACAGGCAAACCAGATCGGTTCATCAGCCAGAACAGCCTTCAAGGTCTGAGCTTTGATAACATCTCCAGGAATATTTAAAACAGCCATATCAGGCTGCTCAACCATATCTCTATCAAGCATAATACTATAGGTTTGATAATAGTCTTTTGTGGGATTTTGAAGCAGATAAACATAATCAGCCAGATCATGATTTACCACATCATCCCGAAATTGTTGAGGCGTGAAAATTTTTGCCTTGCTCAACTTTCCATCATCATCTTCATACTGCCAGGTGAATGATTGGGGCGGTTCACCCAGGGCCAGAGCCAGAATTCTATAGACATCCTCCATGGTTTTTTGATGAATTATTGCCTGGGTCCTGGAATCAGCAACCATGCGTATTTTGGAAGCCGCTTTTCGCAATCTTTTCTTTAAAAGTTTATTCATGTCGTTGGTATTAGAACTGGCATAGGTTTCCGGCATGGCAATCATGGGTACCAGACCATACTTGGCAACCAGATCAACAACCATATTCCACTGACCTCCATCACCGATAGGGGCATCCAACAGGAATTCCAATTCACGGTCGTGAATATCCCGCTCTCGCATGAGTATCATCTGATTTAAGAAGAGATTTGATTTTTCCAGCTTGTCATAAAAAAAGAGGAAGTTTTGAGAAAATTCAAATGCTTCGAGATCATATTTCTCCATCACCACGGGGCGCAAAATATTGAGTCCGGCAAACAACCAGCATCTCCCACTGCTCTTCTGATTACTGATTCCTTTTACATCAATTTTATCGGAGAAGAGATGTTGTTGCCTTGTCCGGGTGGCTTTGTCAACAGAAAGGGACTTGATGCTATTGTTCGCCAGAGCATTCTGCCGCGCCACGTTGCTCTTGTCTGCATTGAATATTTTTGAATAGACAGAGATCGCAGCTTTGTCAAGTGACTTCATTTCCTGGCCAAAGCTTACCGAGACTAGTATGCATAACATGATCTGAATACGGTTTCTCATGATGTATCCCCTCTTTTGTGAATGCCCCCAAGCTATCTATGAATGGTGGTTTAAAAAAATGCTTTTCCTTAGACCATTTATACCGGTTTCAGTTCCAAGCGGTCTATGGTTATAAAGACTTTTTTGCCACAGTTGGACACGGATTTTTACAGTTATGATTGAATGGAAACGAATAAAATCATGTAGAGTTATTCTACGAAATCCCCCGGTTTCAATCTGTGATGATCAGTGCTCATCCGTGGCTAGGAATAATCTATTTCAGGTCATTATTTAGAGGCACATTTTTATTTACATCCATGACCAAAATAGAAGTGCATATGGTATTATTCTAAACCGATTTCTTGATGATGGCTTCATGGACCAGGGACACCAGTGGCTGATAGGATTTATCCGTAGCCATGGTCATCCCAATCTCGCAGGTTCTGCTGGTGGAGTAATAGCCATCTGCGTCAATATCATTAATTTCATTTGACTCCATCTCAGTAGCGCTTTCAGCTAATCCGGGAACCAGCAACCCCCTATCCCCTGCAAAGCCGCAACAGCCTGTATCGTGAGGGATGATGACTTCCTTTGAGCAGCGCCGTGCAAGGCCTTCCATTTTGTCTCCCAGCCCCATATGACGGGTGGAGCAGGTCAGATGTAGGACCACTTTTTCTTTCACATGCCATAGACTGAGTTTATCCAGGACGATATCATGGAGGTATTCCACCATATCATAAATTTTCAGCGCCCGCCAACGGGCCAGGTGGATTCCTGATAAAAGCTCATCATAATGAGCAAGATGCTTTGAGCAGGGGCTTGTATCCATAACGATGGGTAACTCACCTTCTAGAGAACTGATCCAAAGGTTCTCTGTGGTATGAATAGCAGCTTGCAGGGCAGCTTCTGAATAGCCCTTTGAACTATAACTGAGACCGCAGCATAAATTTGAAATATTTTGTGGATACCCAAATCCAATACCTGCATGGGTGAGTATTTCAGTGAAAGTCTCCGCCGTTGTTAAACCTGTTTTCTCTGGCTTTCCCAAACTACGTGTTAGACACGAGGGGAAGTAAATCATGTCCACTTCTTTTGACTGGGGTGGCAAAATTTCAGATGCAGCTATTAAATGTGGATTTAGAGCAGGTATGGAACCACCCGAGAGCCTGTTTATGACTTTCATCCCCTGTTGAATTTTCTCATTCCTCATGGCGTATCTCAGGGGTGTGATTAAGCGTAGCGCTGTTCTCACGCCACGCAACGTCCAGGAGAAATGCTTCTCCGCGAGTCTATGCATGAACCTGGCTGGGACCCCGTGGCTTTCTGCTCGGAATTTCTTCATCATTTGCCCGGTATCAATATCTACTGGACAACTCATGCTGCAGAGACCATCTATGGCACAGGTATCAACCCCGTAAAAACGAAAGGCTTTCTCCAAACGCTTGATGCTGGTCTCGTTACCAGCGGTCTCTCCCAGGCTTTCGATTTCTCGTAATACACCAATCCGTTGTCGTGGGGTTAGGGTGAAGTCCTTTGAGGGACAAACGGGCTCACAGAGTCCGCATTCGATACAGGGATCAACAATGTCATCTACCAGGGGAATGGGTTTGATATGCTTCAAATGAATCTGTTCATCGTTGCTGAGCAGCACATGTGGATTCAAAATACCATTGGGGTCAAGGAGGGCTTTAATATCTTGCATTGTTTTGTAGGCAGTCCCGCCCCACTCTTTTTCGACAAAGGGCGCCATATTCCGACCGGTTCCATGCTCTGCTTTGAGGGAACCATCATATTTATCCACAACCATCTCAACCAGATCAGACATGAAGGCTGAATAATTTTCAAGCGTATTGGTCTGATCCAGATCCAGGCTCAGTTTGAAATGGAGATTTCCATCCCCTGCATGCCCAAAAATGACCGCATCATCATAAGCATAGCGATCGAACAAGGCTTTGAGATCCTTGATGGCTCGGGCAAGATCCTTCACTTTGAAACAGACATCTTCGCTAAGGACGGAAGTTCCCGGCGGTCGGGTTGCGGCGTGGTGGGGACCCAATTCTCGTCGAACCTTCCAAAGCCGGTCCCTTTTTATGGGATCACTGAAAAACTGTGGGATGCTGGAGGCATGCTTTTCATTAATAACCTCTACCGCTTGCTCCACCATGCCATTTAATTGTTGAGAGTCATTTGATTGATACTCAATCAATAGGGCTGCAGAGCCTGGAGCAATGTACATATCCTTATCAAATGGTAACCCAGGGAGATGCCTCACGGCTTCCAGGGCTGAGTCATCCATAATTTCAAGCGCAGAGCTACCTACTTTCTTTAATTTCGGCACCAGTCGAGCAGCTTCAATAATGGAAGGCAGAAATAATAGAGCGGTGGCCTTTTGTGAATAAAGAGGAACTGTTTTCAGTGTCACTCTGGATATAAATCCCAAAGTGCCTTCGGAGCCCACCATTAGATGGGCCAAAATGTCAAGGGGTTCCTCGTAATCCAAAAAGCTATTCAAGGAATAACCCGTGGTATTCTTTAGCTTGTACTTGTTGGTTATACGTTGTTTGAGGGTCTCATCTCCCCTGATTTGATCCCGGAGACAAATGAGGCCTCCATGTATTTGGGGAGCCTGAGATTGAAGTTTCGATCTATCCTGGGGATTTGCAGAATTGAGGACCAGACCATTAGGTAGCACCATCTCCATCCCGGCCAGTGTGGCATAGCTGTTAAAGCGAGTTCCCGATCCAATGCCACTGGCATTATTGGCTACAATGCCACCAATCAAAGCGGAACGGATGGATCCTGGATCCGGGCCAATCCGATACCCCAGGGATTCTAGTTGTTGATTCGCGCTGGCAGCCACAACACCAGGTTCCAGAACAATGTACTGACCCTGTTCAAGGACCTGTATATCGCGCCAGCCCTGTTTGACCTCAACCAGAATGTCATCACTGATTGCTTGACCGGAGAGACTGGTTCCTCCCGCCCTGAAAACCACATGTCTCTGGCGATAATTGGCTTCGCGAAAAATATTAACAATATCATTTACTGTAGTGGCTTTGATGACCATGTGGGGGAGTAATCGATAAAATCCGGCATCCCTGGCATAGGCATGTCGGTGTATCAGATCTGTGAAAACTGATGCTTTGGGGAGCACTTTTTTAAGTGCCCGGAGGGTGAGTCTTCTAGAGTTTTTAATATCCATCAGACTGAGTAAACGAATGGATATAACACATGAGATAACCCTTAATTAAAAGTCAGTGTCAAAATTCTTTCTGTAACCGTAGAGACTGGTAAACAGGCTGGAATAACTGCCACATCAGCATCCATATAGCTCACACTGGAAATCATACGCTGGTCATTGCTTAGCATGGACGCATAGATGACTTCCAGATGATCGCTTGATAAGCTAAAGGATCCGTCAATATCCAATGCATCAAGAACCAGATCGAGGGTGAATGTGCCTGTAGTGGTATCTGCAGACCAGGTACCATCTGAAGTTAGCCCGGAGATCTGGACGCTAGGTGCACATCCGGTTCCCCAGTTAACAGGTAAGTTTCCGGAGAGCGTTCCACTGAAGTCATTCCTCAAGGTCACCGTACCACCGATGGGATTCGTATCCGCATCTGTATACAGGTCTGATTCAATCAGGATAAGCGTCCCAGCAGCTATGGTAACAGAGTTAACACCATTTTGAGGAATAATGAAAGCCAGGGTTGTGTCCCGAAGCGTGGTTGCTTCAACGTTAATTGTCATTTCCGTTAAGGTATATTCCCCGGTAAGGGGATGGTTGATTTCTGGAGTAGCTTCATCATCCTCACAGCCAATCAACAATCCTCCAATGATTGAAATGATCACTCCAGCTCTAATGATATATAACATGATAGTCACTCCTTTAGAGCAAAAAGGCCGCAGGAGCGGCCTTTTTGCATAACTTTTAACAGCTATTTAGAAACTCTTTGTTAAGCCTATGGCTATAATAGTTGCTGTCTTCATATAGGTTTCGTTGCCCAAACCTGCATCCACAGCAGTATTCATTCCTTCTTCATAGGATGTAGTTGAAAAGCCTAGCGACACAGCCATCATGTCATTCAAAGCATACTTGGCTCCCAGACCAATTGTGCTGGAATTCAAACTGTAGCTAAGATCTGTCTGATAGCTATCCATAGCCCCACTGGTTGCCATATTATAGCCAGCACTGAGTATCAGAGCATCTGATAAAGCAAATTCAGCTCCAACAGCGAGTTCAGAACCATTTTCAGTCATTGCTTCATCACCATCCCAATTTGCATCTTCATTAAAATACATATTGTAATCAAAGGCGATATTCAGTGAAGGCATGGCAAGATATGATAGTCCAACACCTAACATGGCTGGCATGTCAGCATTGGTTTCAGCACCATCAGGAAACAGACCGGAACCATCAACTTCAGTTTCATTTGTCAGTACGAGAGGAGCTAGCATTTCATAGCGAATACCGATATTCAACTTGTCCATCAAACTAATGTTTAAACCAAGGATCGGAGCAAAACCAGAACCCGTCTGAACTGCATCAACTTCAATATCTGCAGTTGCAGCATCTAGGCCTAATCCCTGGGCTGTGTAACCGTCACCAGTAGCTGTTGCTATTGCCGCCTGAGTCGCATACTCCGTTGCGGCTGTTGTATAGGCGCCCTGAGCAATCGTTGGGGTCCAAGTAGCTTCATCAAAACCGGCAACACCAAGAGCTGTAAAACCAGCAGCAATGGCATCAACATCTGCTTGTGCCATCTGACCACCTAAAATGAGATTTGCAAAGGAAACACCACCTGCACCACCATCAATGAGAGGTTGCAGGGCGGTTGCCCCACCTGTAGCGCTGGTTGCTGCGCCAGTTGCTAGTGCTGCGCCATCATAATACTGAGAGGCCACACCACGCATGACATCACCAGGAATCATATCGCCAGCAGCGGTTTCAACTTTAATGTCTTTTAGATGTCCTTCATAGCTATTTGAGGCTGAAAAATAGCGAACACCGGCAGAAAGTGAAATCATATCATTAACGGCATAAGAGACCGAAGCCTGACCACCGAGGTAGGTGGATGAGCCATTGAATTCAACATCCAGATTATATCCGGTTACTCCAGCGGCTGCCATCATAGGAACCAATGCGGAAGCAGGAGCTTCGAACGAAGGTAGACCATCCTCAAATGCAGCAGTTCCACCACCACCGACGGGAACAAATCCAGCAGATACAACCAATTTGTCCATTTTGTAGGCGAAGTAAAAGTTGGGAAATACTGGTGCGAAGGTGGTGCCTTCGAATGTATCACTATTAAGTGAAGCGATATCATTTGTGATGGTTCTGGTCTGGGTGATAGTTTGACTACTCAGATACAGGTGCATTCCGTCGTCCAGCTTGGTTAAACCGGCTGGGTTAAAGAATACGGCGTCTAGATCTGTAGAAGCGTTGCGAGCCATCATGCGGACAAAATCAGCACTCTGGTTCGTGTTTTCTACCATACCGCCACCAAATGCGATGCTGATCATCAGCAGAAGGGGTAATACGCGTAAAAGCTTACTCATCATTTTCTCTCCTTGTTTTATTGTCTTAATACAGAATCGACTTGAATATCCGTATCTGTTAAAAGTGATCACGTAAAATAGAAGTGCTTTTCAACGAAGCAAATTAAAATGTGCTTATGTAAAATGCCCCGGTTTGTAAATTAGAACTGAACATACCAGTCGGTCTGTTCGTTAATTTGTTTCTCACGGATCACAATTCCCCGTGGTGCAGAGTTTTCAGGAACCACAATATAGTTTTGTATTTCCTGAAATAATTCTTCGTTGGCCAACAATTGAGCCGGGTCTAAGAGGAGGCCAATCACCATAAGTTGATACTCACCAGCTTCCAGTTGGATGAAATAATCGATACTGGATGTACCTGGATTTATGGGGTCGCCATAAGTAATGAAATGGTCAATGACCTTATAACCTGGTTCGTCTATGCGATCAAAATTCAAGTTTATATCGAAAACCACCACCACAGCCCCTTCAAGCGAATCTGACCAACTGGTAAAGATTACGGTTCCATCAACACCAGCGATGGCTTCCAGACTTTTGGGTTTTTCACAAGCAGTCATGGATATGAGTGATACCATAATAAAGGTGAGGGCAAACCGCATTAGAACCGCCTCTCAATTGTAAAAGTTGCAATGCGTTCTTCTTCAATATTCCGCTCGAGCTGGGTATAGTAGTATTGAAAAACGTTCTCCACCCGTATCAAAAAATGCCAATCTTTGACTGATCTTCCAACTCCTGCATTCCACACATGAATAGGAACCCGTGCATCGGCGCCAGTGAGTATGTTTTCCTGAAAAAGTTCAACGCTTTCCATGCGACTAAGATATCTATATTCAATTGAGGCATCCATCCCCCAATAGTGTAATCCCATGGTGCTGATCCAGTGATATCGATGGCGATAGGACAAGGTATCCAGAATCTTCCCTTTTGAATCTGTTTCCATGGGATCCAGCACCGTAAATGCCGACTTGTAATCAATCAGATTGTTGAATGCACTTAATCCCAGACCTACTTCCAGACCCATTATGCGGGCATCGGCAATATTCTGGAAATGAATAACCGCATCTGAGTCGGGAATGGGCTCAATAAAATTTTCAAATCTGTTATGAAAAATAGCCGCATCCAATTTAAGCAGATCCAGAACCCCTATCTGCCCCGCCAGAATGGTAAGCCCAAATTCACGGTTTATGCTGGTCTCTGAAATCAAATCTGGATTTGGTTCAACGGTAAAAATACTTCGGCGGGCAGTGGTAAACATCTCAGCCACAGTCGGGACCCTGAATCCTTTACCCGTAGAAATGCGTAAACCCAACCATGGAGATGGTTTCCAGTTTAGTGCAAGTTGAGGGGTAAAAACATCATCCTGATTCCGACCATCTACTTGATAGGCTTCCCAGCGACTTCCTGTAGAAAGGGTGAATTGATGTAACTTTTTTTCCAGGAGGAGAAAAGTGGCAAAGGAAGAGCTGGTGTGATCACCAAAAATTTGTGCATTCACCTTATTCTGCTGCATAGTCAGTCCAAAAATACTGCTAAGGCTAGTGGTCCAACTTTTACTTGCCTGCACTTCTTCGTAGAAGCGATTTTCGTTTGAGTAATCAGGATCTACACCAAAACTGGTCCATTCATTCCAGTAGGCGCTGGTCTTGGTTTTTATGGCCAAATCTGGGGAATACACATAATTGTAATGGCCGTTGAGGACCACTTTTCTACCCTGAGTACCATCTCTCGAGGAACCTTCAGGCGCTTCAAAGGGATTCGCAGAACTCTTCCAAATAGATGTCAATCCTTCTTTATCATCAAGGACATTGATAAAAACTGCAGCGGAGTGAGCATTACCGAAATTCAATTTGAGTTTAGCAGAAATGTTGATAGCCTCTTCCCAGTTCAATTCCATAAATCCATCATCGTCACGTTTCTGAGCTCGAATCCAGAACGCATGATTTCCAATACTCCGTGAATGGGATATCTCTGTATTGTACAACAAGCCACGTTTTTCACGCCAGCGCCACTCGTCAACCCGGGGATGACTATAAACGCCTATTTTTGTTGATAGTCGGGTTTCAGGCTTAAGCGGAGCATTGCGAGTGATAATATTTACCACGCCACCCATGGCACTGGACCCATACAGGGCGGATCCACCGGATTTGACAATTTCGACCCGATCAACTTCTGAGGTGGGGATGGTAGCCCAGGTAACATTTCCTGCCGCGCTTCCCAGCATGGGGATGCCATCCAGCAAGAGCAATGAGCGAGTGCCGGCTCCCATTGTATATCCCGATGTTCCCCTGATATTCAATTGCCCCTTAATGGTCGACACCCCTGATTCAAAGGAGAGGATATCTATCATACTGACCACTGCCTTTGCTTGAATCTCTCTTGGTCCAATAGCTGAAACTGAAAAAGGAGATTCAAGAATATCCTGTTCTTTACGGCTGGAAGTGACCACCACCTGGGGTGATGCCAGGACATTGGATTTGAGTTGCACTGCCAGTTGAACTGGGACATCAAGAATTACAGCGATATTTTTTTTATTCAGGGGCGCATAGCCCATCATTGAAAAAGAGAGGGTGTACTCTCCCGGGCTGAGTCCTTCCAGTTTGTAATA
The genomic region above belongs to Candidatus Neomarinimicrobiota bacterium and contains:
- a CDS encoding C1 family peptidase, producing the protein MRNRIQIMLCILVSVSFGQEMKSLDKAAISVYSKIFNADKSNVARQNALANNSIKSLSVDKATRTRQQHLFSDKIDVKGISNQKSSGRCWLFAGLNILRPVVMEKYDLEAFEFSQNFLFFYDKLEKSNLFLNQMILMRERDIHDRELEFLLDAPIGDGGQWNMVVDLVAKYGLVPMIAMPETYASSNTNDMNKLLKKRLRKAASKIRMVADSRTQAIIHQKTMEDVYRILALALGEPPQSFTWQYEDDDGKLSKAKIFTPQQFRDDVVNHDLADYVYLLQNPTKDYYQTYSIMLDRDMVEQPDMAVLNIPGDVIKAQTLKAVLADEPIWFACDVGQEHLGSDGLMVRGIYDYEALLGVDFSLTKSEQILYGESIPTHAMVFVGVDLVDKEARQWRVENSWGTERGNEGYWLMDDAWFDQYLYGVILPKKYLDNKTAMALEVKPIVLPPWDAMYRMIRGPE
- a CDS encoding TonB-dependent receptor, with product MWLLLWSTLLSISVLGQSTGSVNGRVTDGRSGEGLPGVNIQIQGSSFGTTTDLEGYYKLEGLSPGEYTLSFSMMGYAPLNKKNIAVILDVPVQLAVQLKSNVLASPQVVVTSSRKEQDILESPFSVSAIGPREIQAKAVVSMIDILSFESGVSTIKGQLNIRGTSGYTMGAGTRSLLLLDGIPMLGSAAGNVTWATIPTSEVDRVEIVKSGGSALYGSSAMGGVVNIITRNAPLKPETRLSTKIGVYSHPRVDEWRWREKRGLLYNTEISHSRSIGNHAFWIRAQKRDDDGFMELNWEEAINISAKLKLNFGNAHSAAVFINVLDDKEGLTSIWKSSANPFEAPEGSSRDGTQGRKVVLNGHYNYVYSPDLAIKTKTSAYWNEWTSFGVDPDYSNENRFYEEVQASKSWTTSLSSIFGLTMQQNKVNAQIFGDHTSSSFATFLLLEKKLHQFTLSTGSRWEAYQVDGRNQDDVFTPQLALNWKPSPWLGLRISTGKGFRVPTVAEMFTTARRSIFTVEPNPDLISETSINREFGLTILAGQIGVLDLLKLDAAIFHNRFENFIEPIPDSDAVIHFQNIADARIMGLEVGLGLSAFNNLIDYKSAFTVLDPMETDSKGKILDTLSYRHRYHWISTMGLHYWGMDASIEYRYLSRMESVELFQENILTGADARVPIHVWNAGVGRSVKDWHFLIRVENVFQYYYTQLERNIEEERIATFTIERRF
- a CDS encoding FAD-binding oxidoreductase, whose translation is MDIKNSRRLTLRALKKVLPKASVFTDLIHRHAYARDAGFYRLLPHMVIKATTVNDIVNIFREANYRQRHVVFRAGGTSLSGQAISDDILVEVKQGWRDIQVLEQGQYIVLEPGVVAASANQQLESLGYRIGPDPGSIRSALIGGIVANNASGIGSGTRFNSYATLAGMEMVLPNGLVLNSANPQDRSKLQSQAPQIHGGLICLRDQIRGDETLKQRITNKYKLKNTTGYSLNSFLDYEEPLDILAHLMVGSEGTLGFISRVTLKTVPLYSQKATALLFLPSIIEAARLVPKLKKVGSSALEIMDDSALEAVRHLPGLPFDKDMYIAPGSAALLIEYQSNDSQQLNGMVEQAVEVINEKHASSIPQFFSDPIKRDRLWKVRRELGPHHAATRPPGTSVLSEDVCFKVKDLARAIKDLKALFDRYAYDDAVIFGHAGDGNLHFKLSLDLDQTNTLENYSAFMSDLVEMVVDKYDGSLKAEHGTGRNMAPFVEKEWGGTAYKTMQDIKALLDPNGILNPHVLLSNDEQIHLKHIKPIPLVDDIVDPCIECGLCEPVCPSKDFTLTPRQRIGVLREIESLGETAGNETSIKRLEKAFRFYGVDTCAIDGLCSMSCPVDIDTGQMMKKFRAESHGVPARFMHRLAEKHFSWTLRGVRTALRLITPLRYAMRNEKIQQGMKVINRLSGGSIPALNPHLIAASEILPPQSKEVDMIYFPSCLTRSLGKPEKTGLTTAETFTEILTHAGIGFGYPQNISNLCCGLSYSSKGYSEAALQAAIHTTENLWISSLEGELPIVMDTSPCSKHLAHYDELLSGIHLARWRALKIYDMVEYLHDIVLDKLSLWHVKEKVVLHLTCSTRHMGLGDKMEGLARRCSKEVIIPHDTGCCGFAGDRGLLVPGLAESATEMESNEINDIDADGYYSTSRTCEIGMTMATDKSYQPLVSLVHEAIIKKSV